The Bacillus vallismortis genome window below encodes:
- a CDS encoding thioesterase family protein: protein MKLPAYIDMPFQQWKTSFSFFNEVSVRFSETDMFGHMNNVTPFIYFEEARISYFKKLNMMNQNKQTMTVVASQQCDYLRQVMPYEELRIYVKTSAVGSSSLTLHYLGENREGEPCFTGAVVMVQVSKESGKTVSWTDEEKETLLHTP, encoded by the coding sequence ATGAAGCTTCCCGCTTATATTGATATGCCGTTTCAACAATGGAAGACGTCCTTTTCTTTTTTTAATGAAGTATCCGTGCGATTTTCCGAGACGGACATGTTTGGACATATGAATAATGTAACGCCTTTTATATACTTTGAGGAGGCGCGGATTTCTTATTTTAAAAAGCTGAATATGATGAATCAAAACAAACAGACTATGACGGTCGTGGCAAGCCAGCAATGCGATTATCTGCGCCAAGTCATGCCTTATGAAGAGCTGCGTATCTATGTGAAAACAAGCGCCGTCGGCAGCTCATCCCTTACCTTGCATTATCTCGGAGAAAATCGGGAAGGCGAGCCCTGCTTCACCGGAGCAGTTGTGATGGTCCAAGTTTCAAAGGAAAGCGGCAAGACTGTCAGCTGGACGGATGAGGAGAAAGAAACGCTCCTCCATACACCATAA